One part of the Mariniblastus fucicola genome encodes these proteins:
- the cydB gene encoding cytochrome d ubiquinol oxidase subunit II — translation MDLNLIWFILLGVLLAGYAILDGFDLGVGIIHPILGGEKERGLAIKAIGPLWDGNEVWLVTFGGALFAAFPEAYATILSAMYLPIMLLLFCLILRAVSIDFYSKVESRFWKLFWDCGFTISSLGATIVFGVAAGNLIQGFPIDERGTYTGDLIGLFTPYTLATGFLATTVFAMHGAMFLFLKTTGDVRERLKGWLWHTWGVFLIAYILVSMMTLIENEHVVDNIKQAPWAIPIVILNVLCVANIPRAIMAEKYAQAFASSSINIACLVGLYSVSTFPNMVYSTSESTSLDIYNAASSQGTLWLMCIIAMIGVPLIASYTAIVYWTFRHPVTES, via the coding sequence ATGGATTTGAATCTGATCTGGTTCATCCTGCTCGGCGTGCTGCTGGCTGGCTACGCGATCCTTGACGGCTTCGATCTCGGCGTCGGCATTATCCATCCGATTCTTGGCGGCGAAAAAGAACGTGGACTGGCAATCAAAGCCATCGGTCCTCTTTGGGATGGTAACGAAGTCTGGTTGGTGACTTTCGGAGGAGCGTTGTTTGCTGCTTTTCCGGAAGCCTATGCGACGATCCTGTCGGCGATGTATCTGCCGATCATGTTGCTGTTGTTTTGCCTGATCCTCCGCGCGGTAAGCATTGATTTCTACAGCAAAGTCGAAAGCCGGTTTTGGAAACTGTTTTGGGACTGTGGATTCACGATTTCAAGTCTCGGTGCGACCATCGTATTTGGTGTCGCTGCCGGAAACTTGATCCAGGGATTTCCGATCGACGAAAGAGGCACCTACACGGGTGATTTGATCGGGCTGTTCACGCCGTACACATTGGCGACCGGTTTTCTGGCGACGACAGTCTTCGCAATGCACGGCGCGATGTTTTTGTTCCTGAAGACGACGGGCGATGTTCGCGAGCGGCTCAAGGGTTGGTTGTGGCATACTTGGGGAGTGTTTCTGATTGCCTACATTCTCGTTTCGATGATGACATTGATCGAAAATGAGCATGTTGTTGACAACATCAAACAGGCTCCGTGGGCGATTCCGATCGTGATCCTCAACGTGCTGTGCGTTGCCAATATTCCACGCGCCATCATGGCGGAAAAATATGCTCAGGCGTTTGCCTCGTCCAGCATCAACATTGCCTGCTTGGTAGGCCTGTATTCTGTTTCCACGTTTCCAAACATGGTCTACTCAACCAGCGAATCCACGTCTCTCGACATCTACAACGCCGCGTCAAGCCAGGGGACGCTGTGGCTGATGTGCATCATCGCGATGATCGGCGTTCCCCTGATCGCATCCTATACAGCAATCGTCTATTGGACCTTTCGACATCCTGTCACCGAAAGTTGA
- a CDS encoding cytochrome ubiquinol oxidase subunit I: MLAEMDVVMLSRIQFALTIMFHYLFPPLTIGLGVIIAWLEGMFLWKKEQIYMDAARFWTGIFGVNFAIGVATGIVMEFEFGTNWAMYSRFVGDVFGSALAAEGIFAFFLESGFLAILVYGHDRVSPAFHFFAACMVALGSIFSSVWITIANSWQQTPAGHEIVQMTRNGEPWFVDGQPIMRAEIVDFWAMVFNPSTMHRLIHVWLGCFIMGACLVLSISAWYLIRGKHEEFAKKSLTGGLFLCLFSCLAMFVSGHFQAKMVYEHQPAKLAAFEGHFETGPAGMSLVGIPNEETESIDMNVEVPGALSFLVHEDFNEDVIGLDKFKPEDRPPVKIPYFAYHIMIGTGVSLTGLMVLSTFWLWRGTLFDKRWVMWLFVISIVPAIAGNEAGWVATEVGRQPWIVQAPLKVDESGVRVEDESGQFIYESELGLRTNDAVSKAITSEQVLTSIIMFGAIYFLLGILWLFVLNRKIQAGPPHKDDSSKSGNDDLAEALTGHHSLTEGS; the protein is encoded by the coding sequence ATGTTGGCTGAAATGGACGTGGTCATGTTGTCGCGAATTCAATTCGCACTGACCATCATGTTTCACTATCTCTTCCCGCCGCTCACGATCGGCCTGGGCGTTATCATCGCCTGGCTCGAGGGCATGTTTTTGTGGAAGAAAGAACAGATCTACATGGACGCCGCGAGGTTCTGGACCGGGATCTTTGGTGTCAACTTTGCGATCGGTGTCGCCACCGGTATCGTTATGGAGTTCGAGTTCGGAACCAATTGGGCGATGTACTCCCGTTTCGTCGGTGATGTGTTCGGATCGGCGTTGGCCGCCGAAGGCATCTTTGCGTTTTTTCTCGAATCCGGATTCCTCGCCATCCTGGTCTACGGGCACGACCGAGTCAGCCCGGCGTTCCACTTTTTCGCAGCCTGCATGGTCGCTCTCGGTTCGATCTTCAGCAGCGTCTGGATCACAATTGCCAACAGTTGGCAGCAAACTCCGGCCGGCCACGAAATCGTGCAGATGACTCGCAACGGTGAGCCCTGGTTCGTCGACGGTCAACCGATCATGCGGGCAGAGATCGTTGACTTTTGGGCGATGGTTTTCAATCCCTCAACCATGCATCGCCTGATCCATGTTTGGCTGGGCTGCTTCATTATGGGCGCTTGTTTGGTGCTGAGCATTTCAGCCTGGTACCTGATCCGCGGCAAACACGAAGAGTTCGCGAAGAAGTCGCTTACCGGCGGATTGTTTCTGTGTCTGTTTAGCTGTCTGGCGATGTTCGTCAGCGGTCACTTCCAAGCCAAGATGGTGTACGAGCACCAGCCCGCGAAACTGGCTGCATTCGAAGGCCATTTTGAAACCGGGCCAGCAGGAATGAGTCTGGTCGGCATTCCAAACGAGGAGACCGAGTCGATCGATATGAATGTTGAAGTCCCCGGAGCACTCAGTTTCCTCGTGCACGAAGATTTCAACGAAGACGTTATCGGGTTGGACAAGTTCAAACCAGAAGACCGGCCGCCGGTGAAAATTCCGTACTTCGCCTATCACATCATGATCGGGACTGGCGTTAGTCTGACGGGACTGATGGTGCTTTCGACGTTTTGGCTGTGGCGCGGAACGCTGTTTGACAAACGCTGGGTGATGTGGCTGTTCGTGATTTCGATTGTGCCAGCGATTGCCGGAAACGAAGCCGGTTGGGTCGCGACAGAAGTCGGTCGACAGCCCTGGATTGTTCAGGCTCCTCTCAAGGTCGACGAAAGCGGCGTGCGAGTGGAGGACGAAAGCGGACAGTTTATCTACGAAAGTGAGCTTGGCTTGCGAACCAACGACGCGGTTTCGAAAGCGATCACTTCGGAGCAGGTTCTGACGTCGATCATCATGTTCGGAGCCATCTATTTTCTGCTTGGGATTCTGTGGTTGTTCGTCTTGAATCGAAAAATTCAGGCCGGGCCGCCCCATAAAGACGACTCTTCAAAATCCGGCAACGATGACCTCGCGGAAGCCCTGACCGGTCACCACTCACTCACGGAGGGAAGCTAA
- a CDS encoding methyltransferase domain-containing protein yields the protein MNDDATFWNACYRDGKTGWDRGSVHPALDHWMDSGQLQPCSIIVPGCGRGHEVVKLAQEGFNVTAIDLASEPVKNLRKRLVGFEENSRVVQGSMFDFQPPQKVDAVYEQTCLCAIGPESRLQYEQAVFQWLKPDGKLFALFAQVEGPNGPPFHCGLEDMKLTFPDSRWDWPNEEPVRFEHPSGKLVELAYVLFRKRETDVG from the coding sequence ATGAACGACGACGCAACATTTTGGAATGCCTGCTACCGGGACGGAAAAACTGGCTGGGATCGCGGCTCAGTTCATCCCGCCTTGGACCATTGGATGGATTCCGGACAGCTGCAGCCGTGTTCCATCATCGTTCCGGGGTGCGGCCGCGGTCACGAAGTCGTCAAGCTGGCTCAGGAGGGCTTTAATGTCACAGCCATCGACCTGGCGAGCGAACCGGTTAAGAATCTGAGAAAGCGACTTGTTGGCTTCGAAGAAAATTCGAGGGTCGTTCAAGGGAGCATGTTTGACTTTCAGCCTCCGCAGAAAGTCGACGCTGTCTACGAACAAACCTGCCTTTGTGCGATTGGCCCCGAGTCGCGATTGCAGTACGAGCAAGCCGTTTTCCAATGGCTCAAACCCGATGGAAAACTGTTCGCTTTGTTTGCTCAAGTTGAAGGTCCCAATGGGCCACCGTTTCATTGCGGTCTCGAAGACATGAAACTTACGTTTCCTGATTCGCGATGGGATTGGCCCAACGAAGAACCGGTTCGCTTTGAACACCCAAGCGGCAAATTGGTTGAATTGGCATATGTTCTTTTTCGGAAACGAGAAACCGATGTTGGCTGA
- a CDS encoding YidH family protein, which produces MAAENQDNDGGKSKRILEDDPRVQMAAERTVLAWIRTGLALMAFGFVIARFALVMQSLGVNTSVLLIVKATVIGVLLVCLGVVTTAAAPYHYHKYFRRIGQSDNRFAASTLVVFVSYGAALVGVALAMYLLFIDFSSLGIELNAEGPPGK; this is translated from the coding sequence GTGGCAGCAGAGAATCAGGACAACGACGGCGGCAAGAGCAAGCGAATTCTCGAAGACGACCCGCGCGTCCAAATGGCAGCGGAACGGACGGTCCTGGCGTGGATTCGAACGGGCTTGGCATTGATGGCATTCGGGTTCGTCATTGCCCGTTTTGCCCTGGTCATGCAATCGCTCGGCGTAAACACCAGCGTGTTGCTGATCGTCAAAGCGACGGTGATTGGCGTCCTGTTGGTTTGTCTTGGCGTGGTCACGACTGCGGCCGCTCCCTACCACTATCACAAATACTTTCGCCGCATTGGACAATCCGACAATCGGTTCGCAGCTTCCACCCTGGTCGTTTTCGTATCCTACGGAGCCGCTTTGGTTGGAGTCGCGCTGGCGATGTACTTGCTGTTTATCGATTTTTCGAGTCTCGGCATCGAGTTGAATGCTGAAGGACCACCTGGGAAATGA
- a CDS encoding c-type heme family protein, translating to MDKTLMRLSVTLFATAATLLTIAGCTQSTKTAQPTDDASDAALVELSEVQQQQRETAIAARDKLFQSLIGELTDSVAKDGVAKSIEVCKNRAPEIAKSISEEMKLKIGRTSFLLRNDENVPPEWATDFVEQRVEKEVNVELAENGLGVLLPIRLMDACIKCHGAPEYLAADVAEAIETNYPNDQATGFTAGDLRGYFWIEVPKPQG from the coding sequence ATGGACAAAACTTTAATGCGACTGAGCGTCACTCTGTTTGCGACTGCCGCAACGTTGCTCACGATTGCAGGCTGTACTCAATCCACAAAAACGGCTCAGCCGACGGACGATGCTTCTGATGCGGCATTGGTTGAACTTTCTGAGGTTCAGCAACAGCAGCGTGAGACCGCCATTGCTGCACGGGACAAGCTTTTTCAGTCGCTGATCGGTGAGCTCACTGACTCGGTCGCGAAAGATGGAGTCGCCAAGTCGATCGAAGTTTGCAAAAACCGTGCTCCTGAGATTGCAAAATCGATCAGCGAGGAGATGAAGCTGAAGATTGGCAGAACGTCTTTCCTGTTGCGAAACGACGAAAATGTTCCACCCGAGTGGGCTACAGATTTTGTAGAGCAGCGTGTTGAGAAAGAAGTCAACGTTGAACTGGCAGAGAATGGGCTTGGTGTTCTGTTGCCGATTCGTTTGATGGACGCCTGTATCAAGTGCCATGGAGCTCCCGAGTATCTTGCAGCGGACGTTGCAGAAGCGATCGAGACCAACTATCCCAACGATCAGGCGACCGGATTTACGGCCGGAGACTTGCGAGGATACTTCTGGATCGAAGTTCCCAAACCTCAGGGGTAA